TTTTTTAATCAAATGATAGGCATCCTGATACGCCATTTGGTTTTTTTCACAGAGTTCCACAACACTTTCGTATTCCGGATAAATCCGTTTGCCGGATTCCAGTTCGCAGACCTTGACCTGTGCTTCGCCCAAACTGGTTTTGATTCGTTTAACGATTCGTTTTAAACCCGTACTTTCCATGGCAATTCGTCTGATCCCAATGGTGGTGGTTTCCTCAAAAATAATCTGTTCCAGTTTTTTGATATCGGCTTGGGTACAGATCACATTAAGCACATAGGCCGGCCGATTTTTCTTCATATAAACCGGCATGTAATGGACGTCTCGGGCCCCGGCTTCAAATAACCGTTCCATGACAAACCCCAGTATTTCACCCCCGCAATCATCTATATTACTTTCCAGTTTATAAATACCGTTCAGCTTTTTTGTTTTGTCGGTAATTAACATCGCCCGGAGCAAACTGGGCCGATCATAGCTCCGTTTCCCTCCTCCCATACCTGTTTTTTCAATAACAAATTGTTTTGGCAACTGGTCACTTGTTTTAATGGCCGCGACAATAGCCGCCCCGGTGGGGGTAATCAATTCGCCTTCGGTACTGGTCAGATGTAAATTCACACCATGGCTGGCGACAATATGGGTCACGGCTGGTACAGGAATCGGGATGGTCCCATGCTGACACCGCACAAACCCCCGGCCTTCATAAACTTCCGGCACAATCACCGCTCCGATATTCAGATTATCCAAACAAACAGCTACCGCTACAATGTCCACAATCGAATCCACCGCGCCAACTTCATGAAAATGCACCTGCTCACGCGAAACGCCATGGGCTTTCGCTTCGGCCTCGGCAATAATTGAAAAGATTCGAATTGCCAACGTTTTAGCATGATCGGTGATCACCGCCTGATTGATAATTTCAACAATCTCTAAAAGCCCCCGATGG
This is a stretch of genomic DNA from Acetobacterium woodii DSM 1030. It encodes these proteins:
- the larC gene encoding nickel pincer cofactor biosynthesis protein LarC, translating into MSNTLYLECYSGISGDMTVAALLDLGADQQVLEMALKSLPVTGFDIVISRVKKSGLDVCDFHVKLDHQNHDHDMAYLHGNHHHDQGNEPENHHQSPEKKAHVHVHRGLLEIVEIINQAVITDHAKTLAIRIFSIIAEAEAKAHGVSREQVHFHEVGAVDSIVDIVAVAVCLDNLNIGAVIVPEVYEGRGFVRCQHGTIPIPVPAVTHIVASHGVNLHLTSTEGELITPTGAAIVAAIKTSDQLPKQFVIEKTGMGGGKRSYDRPSLLRAMLITDKTKKLNGIYKLESNIDDCGGEILGFVMERLFEAGARDVHYMPVYMKKNRPAYVLNVICTQADIKKLEQIIFEETTTIGIRRIAMESTGLKRIVKRIKTSLGEAQVKVCELESGKRIYPEYESVVELCEKNQMAYQDAYHLIKKECEVVEQISKRVSGCA